A region from the Pseudomonas sp. P8_229 genome encodes:
- a CDS encoding DUF2138 domain-containing protein, which yields MSDNAASPAVPTPAGQPSRRWPALLIGLVLVAGVAGGLGWLLHKPKVPAAILASDKLGLSRPDALLETRSLSQLPKDLLTVPFLKATLTEDFVFYYETHADRLGLIGSLRRIIYEHDLKLQDSLIEQLFDQPADVALWRGADGRLKDFLLVMDRGGLAKLLEPLAKVALDDSQFSVFGSLKVGSDEVPLYQLSYNASKSLLFASRGDKLVVLSNPNKYYDPANGESEESGHVSPQALAALLNGDKLFPEAFGLPAKAPDIKQRLSVNSSVLAMGYQRFIPNFAGLRFDMDDKGWHSFLAMDELDNQPDFDFKPVWQAMPLGASACVTLPVAAEPQKPLLVKLGADEAVAQKLTEHVAGAAGLCWYADSRLYTPLLVASLKDEDSSKLDGDLGTLFGSMVGAYESNVDEHAFPVVEKQQGQSHVWQRQVSSNFGPYAAKTAENPDAISGRAFMKVSLARHGSTLLFSLDDKLVDKALGTLDKRFPPMADVLPKDVLMPIYFGPNSMAQLMQQETLDSLPQDMEPVFYNAAQTYLIPKLRTLGGYGKYALTLPEGSEPDGHWQWLPLEWKAL from the coding sequence ATGAGTGATAACGCTGCTTCTCCGGCCGTCCCTACACCTGCCGGCCAACCTTCCCGGCGCTGGCCGGCGCTGCTGATCGGCCTGGTCCTGGTGGCCGGCGTGGCCGGTGGTCTCGGCTGGCTGCTGCACAAGCCCAAGGTGCCGGCGGCTATACTTGCCAGCGACAAGCTCGGCCTGAGCCGCCCGGACGCGCTGCTGGAAACCCGCTCTCTGAGCCAGTTGCCCAAGGATCTGTTGACGGTGCCGTTCCTCAAGGCCACGCTCACCGAAGATTTCGTCTTCTATTACGAAACCCACGCTGACCGCCTGGGACTGATCGGCAGTCTGCGGCGGATCATCTACGAGCACGACCTGAAGCTGCAGGACAGCCTGATCGAGCAGCTTTTCGATCAGCCGGCCGATGTCGCGCTGTGGCGCGGTGCCGATGGCCGGCTCAAGGATTTCCTGCTGGTGATGGATCGCGGCGGGTTGGCCAAGCTGCTCGAGCCCCTGGCGAAAGTGGCGCTGGACGATTCGCAGTTCAGCGTTTTCGGCAGCCTCAAGGTCGGCAGCGACGAAGTGCCGCTGTACCAACTCAGCTACAACGCCAGCAAATCGCTGCTGTTCGCTTCGCGCGGCGACAAACTGGTAGTGCTGTCCAATCCGAACAAGTATTACGACCCGGCCAACGGCGAGTCCGAAGAGTCGGGGCATGTTTCGCCGCAAGCGCTGGCGGCCTTGCTCAACGGTGACAAACTGTTCCCCGAGGCCTTCGGACTGCCGGCCAAGGCGCCGGACATCAAACAGCGTCTGTCGGTTAATTCCAGCGTCCTCGCGATGGGCTATCAGCGCTTCATCCCGAACTTCGCCGGGCTGCGTTTCGACATGGACGACAAGGGCTGGCACAGCTTCCTCGCCATGGACGAGCTGGATAACCAGCCGGACTTCGATTTCAAACCGGTGTGGCAAGCCATGCCGCTGGGCGCCAGTGCCTGCGTGACCTTACCGGTGGCGGCCGAACCGCAGAAACCGCTGCTGGTGAAACTCGGCGCCGACGAAGCGGTGGCGCAGAAGCTCACTGAGCACGTCGCCGGCGCGGCGGGTCTGTGCTGGTACGCCGATTCGCGGTTGTACACGCCATTGCTGGTCGCCAGCCTGAAGGATGAGGACAGCAGCAAGCTCGACGGTGACCTGGGTACGCTGTTCGGTTCGATGGTTGGCGCTTATGAGTCGAATGTCGATGAACACGCGTTCCCGGTGGTCGAGAAACAGCAAGGCCAGAGCCATGTCTGGCAGCGTCAGGTCAGCTCTAACTTCGGTCCGTACGCCGCCAAGACGGCCGAGAACCCGGACGCCATCAGCGGCCGCGCTTTCATGAAAGTCAGTCTCGCCCGTCACGGTTCGACGCTGCTGTTTTCCCTTGACGACAAACTGGTCGACAAGGCCCTCGGCACCCTCGACAAACGCTTCCCGCCGATGGCCGACGTGTTGCCCAAAGACGTGCTGATGCCGATCTATTTCGGCCCGAATTCGATGGCGCAACTGATGCAGCAGGAAACCCTCGACAGCCTGCCGCAGGACATGGAGCCGGTGTTCTACAACGCCGCGCAAACCTACCTGATCCCGAAACTGCGCACCCTCGGCGGCTACGGCAAATACGCCCTGACCTTGCCCGAAGGCAGCGAGCCTGACGGCCACTGGCAATGGCTGCCGCTGGAATGGAAAGCCCTGTGA
- a CDS encoding exodeoxyribonuclease VII small subunit: MARKKAALDFEQSLADLQTLVERLENGELSLEDSLTAFEQGIGLTRDCQAALAQAEQKVQVLLERDGELAEEPFDAEQPE; encoded by the coding sequence ATGGCCCGCAAAAAAGCTGCACTGGATTTCGAACAGTCCCTCGCCGACCTGCAAACACTGGTCGAGCGTCTGGAGAACGGTGAATTGTCGCTGGAAGACTCGCTGACCGCTTTCGAGCAGGGCATCGGTCTGACCCGTGACTGCCAGGCAGCGCTGGCCCAGGCCGAGCAGAAGGTGCAAGTGCTGCTGGAGCGCGATGGCGAACTCGCCGAGGAACCCTTCGACGCGGAACAGCCAGAATGA
- a CDS encoding DUF1175 domain-containing protein, with the protein MESPVTALIRSLGLLALLLSAEARAVETPALDPAQSQVFRAWFVRIAQEQLSQGPSPRWYQQDCAGLVRFAANEALKVHDDKWLRSNGLSNRYLPPELSLSDEQRKLAQQWQQGGGKVGPYVNAIKLIQFNSHLVSRDVSQARPGDLMFFDQGDDQHLMIWMGRYIAYHTGTTTPTDNGMRSASLQQLMTWKDTRWIPDAANPNFIGVYRLNFLSQ; encoded by the coding sequence ATGGAAAGCCCTGTGACGGCACTGATCCGCAGCCTCGGCCTGCTTGCGCTGCTGCTCAGCGCGGAGGCCCGAGCGGTCGAAACGCCTGCGCTGGATCCGGCGCAGTCCCAGGTGTTCCGCGCCTGGTTCGTGCGCATTGCTCAGGAGCAACTGAGCCAGGGCCCGAGCCCGCGCTGGTATCAGCAGGACTGCGCCGGGCTGGTGCGTTTTGCCGCCAACGAAGCGCTGAAAGTCCACGACGACAAGTGGCTGCGCAGCAACGGCCTGTCCAATCGCTACCTGCCGCCGGAGCTGTCGCTCAGCGATGAGCAGCGCAAGCTCGCCCAGCAGTGGCAGCAGGGCGGCGGCAAGGTCGGACCGTACGTCAACGCGATCAAACTGATTCAGTTCAACAGCCATCTGGTCAGCCGCGACGTGTCCCAGGCACGCCCCGGCGACCTGATGTTTTTCGATCAGGGCGACGACCAGCACCTGATGATCTGGATGGGCCGCTACATCGCCTATCACACCGGCACGACCACCCCCACTGACAACGGCATGCGTTCGGCAAGCCTGCAGCAACTCATGACATGGAAGGACACCCGATGGATACCCGACGCAGCCAACCCCAACTTCATCGGCGTCTATCGACTGAACTTTCTCTCCCAATGA
- a CDS encoding alpha-2-macroglobulin, whose product MTGARMLRLCARIPLLLALLLPLATVNAEDSVEPSGYTPVAGESFFLLADSSFAADEQAMVRLEAPGRDYRRFRMEPYGGADIRVYRIDKPLDFLKRQKNLHRVVSDGQFKGEGLSNTLAYLWDNWYRKSRRVMQRAFSYESRKQVTEEVPELKMGNAIAAPTPYDAQPQFALIPGLPVVSQFRYPLWQAKPIQPPAGVNLAGSSSEFVSVAPGNVYIPLGNLKPGLYLVEALIGKYRATTMVFVSNTVAVSKIAGDELLVWAARKHEGSSVPKVNVLWTDGLGVMSSGATDADGLLRLKHVSPERSFVIGEDEEGGVFVSENFYYDSEIYDTKLYAFTDRPLYRPGDWVSLKIVGREFKNARDSVLPGAADVTVSVLDATGTELQHLDLKLDSKAGTQGRFQLPDNAVAGGYEIRFNYKDQAYSSAFRVAEYIKPHFEISLNLAKQDYRTGEPVKGSLVLLYPDGKPVANAKLTLSLRAQQLSMVDNELQYLGQFPVELTSTELTTDSKGNATLDLPAADKPSRYMLTVFASDGAAYRVKTTKEILIDRGAASLRLSAPQRFSAVKDKVAFSYANEGGSEQSKAVTPSSYSWVRLEDQSTGEGKLAATDKGFSIAFERPGTYNLTLKDQHGRVLGATGHSVTGEGVKAVPGTVEIVLDKPEYKAGDEALALITFPEPVSDALLSLERDKVEATALLGKGGDWLKLEKLSDTQYRARIQVKDNFAPNLTFSVLYTKGGQYSFQNAGIKVVAPQIDVAISTDKAVYQPGDTVTVDLTTQFAGKAVPAHLTVSVVDEMVYALQPEVAPSIDQFFYHPRRNNVRTSASLAFISYDVALPGSPGAPGKANRSERGVKVLERPRREDVDTAAWQPELLTGADGKTRFTFKMPDSLTRWRITARAIADDGQVGQKKQFVRSEKPLYLKWSGPSKFRKGDQPQLGVFAFSQAEKPVKIELVTHYAGTEQRLPVTLNNGINYVPLPAFVLASGAWTAELVQDGKIADSLAVHLSATGDGWQVTQAQSLDVASGDTPLSLPAYATDIRLRLDDSPQALFRSALDDLLSYPYGGVEQTASRLLPLSIAYPSLASSPQIRDHLRLIMQNSRLRLVQMAGPSASFTWWGYDGEPDAFLTAYAYYADWNASQVLELTLPPEHWQRVLEVYAKQAPNTPLLQRALILSFAKQMHLPVNTLLSGLMDDLAKAGEGNAETLMDDGEDSLVMSDPDSALGLAAARALTASLATQSKVALPDAFNRQVGAAQQRLAVSSQPFAEALNLSLQAFDQARATALLQRLLPQQSTLERALALSWLQRSIAQASPTIALMPGEGWKKNYGATGEMFWTWQGATPVPSVLSVSGTQERPLRAALSFQTQQPAVDPMAVTITRRLSRLVPGDEAFTFKLEPVGTKPLSSDSLYLDEVILTSKAPKPLRYGMLEVPLPPGADVERTTWGIKLQGKDGTEPTALEKARFEPGQLAYAVPVDALSGELRLRHLVRFSQKGQFNLPPVRFTQVYAPQHQAQEAKAALGQVTVN is encoded by the coding sequence ATGACCGGTGCCCGCATGCTGCGACTCTGCGCTCGAATTCCCCTGCTGCTGGCGCTGTTGCTGCCATTGGCGACCGTCAACGCTGAAGATTCGGTGGAGCCGAGCGGCTACACGCCGGTCGCCGGTGAAAGCTTCTTCCTGCTCGCCGACAGCAGTTTTGCTGCCGACGAACAGGCGATGGTGCGCCTCGAAGCACCGGGCCGCGACTATCGCCGCTTCCGCATGGAACCCTATGGCGGCGCCGACATTCGCGTGTACCGCATCGACAAGCCGCTGGATTTCCTCAAGCGCCAGAAGAACCTGCACCGTGTGGTCAGCGACGGCCAGTTCAAGGGCGAGGGGCTGTCCAACACCCTCGCGTACCTGTGGGACAACTGGTACCGCAAATCCCGTCGGGTGATGCAGCGCGCGTTCTCCTACGAGTCGCGCAAGCAGGTCACCGAGGAAGTGCCGGAGCTGAAGATGGGCAACGCCATTGCCGCGCCGACTCCGTATGACGCGCAGCCGCAGTTTGCGCTGATCCCGGGTCTGCCGGTGGTCAGCCAGTTCCGCTATCCGCTGTGGCAGGCCAAACCGATCCAGCCGCCAGCCGGGGTCAATCTGGCCGGGTCTTCCAGCGAGTTTGTCAGCGTTGCGCCGGGTAACGTCTATATCCCGTTGGGCAACCTGAAACCGGGTCTGTATCTGGTCGAAGCGCTGATCGGCAAGTACCGCGCGACCACCATGGTCTTCGTCTCCAACACGGTGGCGGTGAGCAAGATTGCTGGCGATGAATTGCTGGTGTGGGCGGCGCGCAAACACGAAGGCAGTTCGGTGCCGAAGGTCAATGTGCTGTGGACCGACGGCCTCGGCGTGATGAGCAGCGGTGCCACCGATGCCGATGGCTTGCTGCGCCTGAAACACGTCAGCCCCGAGCGTTCGTTCGTGATCGGTGAGGACGAAGAGGGCGGGGTGTTTGTCTCCGAAAACTTCTATTACGACAGCGAAATCTACGACACCAAACTCTACGCGTTCACCGACCGGCCGCTGTATCGCCCGGGGGACTGGGTGTCGCTGAAGATCGTTGGTCGCGAGTTCAAGAATGCGCGGGATTCGGTATTGCCAGGCGCGGCGGATGTCACGGTCAGCGTGCTCGACGCCACCGGCACCGAGCTGCAGCACCTCGACCTGAAACTCGATTCGAAGGCCGGTACTCAGGGCCGCTTCCAGTTGCCGGACAACGCCGTGGCCGGTGGTTACGAGATCCGTTTCAACTACAAGGATCAGGCCTACAGCAGTGCCTTCCGCGTGGCCGAGTACATCAAGCCGCACTTCGAGATTTCACTGAATCTGGCCAAGCAGGATTACCGCACCGGTGAACCAGTGAAGGGCAGTCTGGTGCTGCTGTACCCGGACGGCAAACCGGTGGCCAACGCCAAGTTGACCCTGAGCCTGCGCGCCCAGCAACTGTCGATGGTCGACAACGAGCTGCAATACCTCGGGCAATTTCCGGTGGAGCTGACCAGCACCGAACTGACCACCGACAGCAAAGGCAACGCGACCCTCGACCTGCCGGCCGCCGACAAACCGAGCCGCTACATGCTCACCGTGTTTGCCAGCGATGGTGCGGCGTATCGGGTCAAGACCACCAAGGAAATCCTCATCGACCGTGGCGCCGCGAGCTTGCGCTTGAGCGCGCCGCAACGCTTCAGCGCGGTCAAAGACAAAGTCGCGTTCAGTTACGCCAACGAGGGCGGCAGCGAGCAGAGCAAAGCGGTCACTCCGAGCAGCTACAGCTGGGTGCGTCTGGAGGATCAGAGCACCGGCGAAGGCAAACTTGCGGCGACTGACAAGGGCTTCAGCATTGCCTTCGAACGTCCGGGCACTTACAACCTGACGCTGAAAGATCAGCACGGTCGCGTCCTTGGCGCTACCGGTCATTCGGTGACGGGCGAGGGCGTCAAAGCGGTGCCGGGCACCGTGGAAATCGTCCTCGACAAACCCGAGTACAAGGCCGGCGATGAAGCGCTGGCGCTGATCACGTTCCCTGAGCCGGTCAGCGATGCACTGCTGTCGCTGGAGCGCGACAAGGTCGAAGCCACCGCGCTGCTGGGCAAGGGCGGCGACTGGCTGAAGCTGGAAAAACTCAGTGATACCCAATACCGCGCGCGCATTCAGGTGAAGGACAACTTCGCGCCGAACCTGACCTTCTCGGTGCTGTACACCAAGGGTGGTCAGTACAGCTTCCAGAACGCCGGGATCAAGGTGGTCGCGCCGCAAATCGACGTGGCGATCAGCACCGACAAAGCGGTGTATCAACCGGGCGATACCGTTACCGTCGACCTGACCACGCAGTTCGCCGGCAAGGCGGTGCCGGCGCACCTGACCGTCAGCGTCGTCGATGAAATGGTCTACGCGCTGCAACCGGAAGTCGCGCCGAGCATCGACCAGTTCTTCTACCACCCGCGCCGCAACAACGTGCGCACCAGCGCCAGTCTGGCGTTCATCAGTTACGACGTGGCACTGCCGGGCAGCCCCGGTGCGCCGGGCAAGGCCAACCGCAGCGAGCGCGGGGTGAAAGTGCTGGAGCGTCCGCGTCGTGAAGACGTCGACACCGCTGCATGGCAGCCGGAATTGCTCACAGGTGCTGACGGCAAAACCCGTTTCACCTTCAAGATGCCGGACTCGCTGACGCGCTGGCGCATCACCGCCCGCGCCATCGCCGATGACGGTCAGGTCGGGCAGAAGAAGCAGTTCGTGCGTTCGGAAAAACCGCTGTACCTGAAGTGGAGCGGTCCGAGCAAATTCCGCAAGGGCGATCAGCCGCAACTCGGCGTGTTCGCCTTCAGCCAGGCCGAGAAACCGGTCAAGATTGAACTGGTTACTCATTACGCCGGCACCGAACAGCGCCTGCCGGTGACCCTGAACAACGGCATCAACTACGTGCCACTGCCAGCGTTCGTCCTGGCGTCGGGTGCGTGGACTGCAGAACTGGTGCAGGACGGCAAAATCGCTGACTCCCTCGCCGTACACCTGAGCGCGACCGGTGACGGCTGGCAAGTCACGCAAGCCCAGAGTCTTGATGTGGCTAGCGGCGATACCCCGTTGAGCCTGCCGGCCTACGCCACCGACATTCGCCTGCGCCTGGATGACAGTCCGCAAGCGCTGTTCCGTTCGGCCCTCGATGATCTGCTGAGCTACCCGTACGGTGGCGTCGAGCAGACCGCCAGCCGTTTGCTGCCGTTGAGCATCGCTTATCCATCGCTGGCGTCGAGCCCGCAGATCCGTGATCACCTGCGCCTGATCATGCAGAACAGTCGTTTGCGTCTGGTGCAAATGGCCGGCCCGTCGGCGAGCTTCACCTGGTGGGGTTATGACGGTGAGCCGGACGCGTTCCTCACCGCCTACGCCTACTACGCCGACTGGAACGCCAGTCAGGTATTGGAACTGACCCTGCCGCCGGAGCACTGGCAGCGGGTGCTGGAGGTCTACGCCAAGCAAGCGCCGAACACGCCGCTGCTGCAACGGGCGCTGATCCTGTCGTTCGCCAAGCAGATGCACCTGCCGGTGAACACCTTGCTCAGCGGTTTGATGGACGATCTGGCGAAGGCCGGTGAGGGCAACGCCGAAACCCTGATGGACGACGGCGAAGACAGTCTGGTGATGAGCGACCCGGATTCGGCACTCGGTCTGGCGGCAGCGCGGGCCTTGACCGCATCGTTGGCGACCCAGTCGAAAGTGGCGTTGCCGGATGCTTTCAATCGTCAGGTCGGCGCTGCGCAACAGCGTCTGGCGGTGAGTTCGCAGCCGTTTGCCGAGGCGCTGAACCTGTCGCTGCAAGCCTTCGATCAGGCGCGGGCGACGGCGTTATTGCAACGCCTGCTGCCACAGCAATCGACCCTCGAACGCGCACTGGCGCTGAGCTGGCTGCAACGCAGCATCGCTCAGGCCTCGCCGACCATCGCGCTGATGCCGGGTGAAGGCTGGAAGAAAAACTATGGCGCAACCGGCGAGATGTTCTGGACGTGGCAGGGCGCGACACCGGTGCCGAGTGTGTTGTCGGTGTCCGGCACTCAGGAGCGTCCACTGCGTGCGGCGCTGAGCTTCCAGACCCAGCAACCGGCGGTCGATCCAATGGCCGTGACCATCACCCGTCGCCTGTCGCGACTGGTGCCGGGCGATGAAGCGTTCACCTTCAAACTGGAGCCGGTCGGCACCAAGCCGCTGTCTAGCGACAGCCTGTACCTGGACGAAGTGATCCTCACCAGCAAGGCACCGAAACCGCTGCGCTACGGCATGCTTGAAGTGCCGCTGCCACCGGGTGCCGATGTCGAGCGCACCACCTGGGGCATCAAGTTGCAGGGCAAGGACGGCACCGAGCCGACGGCGCTGGAGAAGGCGCGTTTCGAGCCGGGGCAACTGGCCTACGCGGTGCCGGTGGATGCACTGAGCGGCGAATTGCGTCTGCGCCATCTGGTGCGTTTCTCGCAGAAGGGCCAGTTCAACCTGCCGCCGGTGCGTTTCACGCAGGTGTACGCGCCGCAGCATCAGGCCCAGGAAGCGAAAGCCGCCCTCGGTCAGGTCACGGTCAACTGA
- a CDS encoding Fic family protein, with product MAAHWIWQQPDWPDFNWQAERLAPLLRECVQAQGQLMGMAGSVGDSLGAQTELDALLQNIVTSSAIEGEQLNVGSVRSSLARRLGLELIDGDKVSQRSEGLAQLMFDATRRFAEPLTLERLLEWHQWLFPDQEADLTARSMHVGALRGDEPMQVVSGRIDRPTVHFEAPPRKGIEQQLEQFLQWFEASQHQTALDPMLRAGIAHFWFVTLHPFDDGNGRLTRTITDLALAQGEAQAIRFYAMSASILDDRSGYYRILESSQKATLDITEWLTWFLQTLLRSLQQAITRIESVLGKTRFWQAHRESELSAEQVKVLNRLLDGGERGFEHGISAGQYQAVAKVSKATATRHLAELLEKGCLQRLPGGGRSTRYQINYPDRARH from the coding sequence ATGGCAGCTCACTGGATCTGGCAACAGCCCGACTGGCCCGACTTCAACTGGCAGGCAGAACGCCTGGCACCGTTGTTGCGCGAGTGTGTACAGGCACAAGGTCAGTTGATGGGTATGGCCGGTTCAGTAGGAGACTCCTTGGGGGCTCAGACCGAACTGGATGCCCTTCTGCAGAATATCGTGACGTCTTCGGCCATCGAAGGTGAGCAACTGAATGTTGGCTCCGTACGGTCGTCGCTGGCGCGACGATTGGGCCTGGAGTTGATCGACGGCGATAAAGTCAGCCAACGCAGTGAAGGTCTGGCGCAGCTCATGTTTGATGCCACCCGTCGATTTGCCGAACCGTTGACGCTGGAACGCTTGCTGGAATGGCACCAGTGGCTGTTTCCCGATCAAGAGGCAGACCTTACTGCGCGCTCAATGCACGTGGGTGCTCTACGCGGTGACGAGCCAATGCAGGTGGTATCGGGTCGCATTGATCGTCCAACGGTTCATTTCGAGGCGCCACCTCGCAAAGGTATTGAGCAGCAGCTCGAGCAATTTCTCCAATGGTTCGAGGCCAGCCAGCATCAGACAGCACTGGACCCTATGCTACGCGCGGGCATCGCCCATTTCTGGTTTGTCACTTTGCATCCATTTGACGATGGCAACGGTCGCCTCACCCGCACCATCACTGATCTGGCGCTGGCACAGGGCGAAGCGCAAGCCATCCGTTTCTACGCCATGTCGGCGAGCATTCTGGATGATCGTTCCGGCTACTATCGGATTCTGGAGTCGAGCCAGAAAGCCACGCTGGATATCACCGAGTGGCTCACTTGGTTCCTGCAAACCTTGCTACGCAGTCTGCAACAAGCCATCACCCGCATTGAAAGCGTGCTGGGCAAGACGCGTTTCTGGCAGGCCCACCGCGAGTCCGAACTATCGGCAGAACAGGTCAAAGTGCTTAACCGCCTGCTCGATGGCGGCGAACGGGGCTTTGAGCACGGCATCAGCGCCGGTCAATACCAAGCGGTGGCGAAAGTGTCGAAGGCCACGGCGACCCGACACCTCGCGGAGTTGCTGGAGAAAGGTTGCCTGCAACGCTTGCCGGGGGGCGGTCGTAGTACGCGCTACCAGATCAACTATCCCGACAGAGCCAGACATTAA
- a CDS encoding YfaP family protein has protein sequence MRSFLWLLIGLACAPALLAAPSAELSEPSGGWRYHGLLDRSENPQVAYPTPPIDRGIQRNRTMIQGQLKAIGNERGPHTLAVNGNPLNLYTDDDGHFARPYAFGAGSNSVEVRSAEGQSLKRVQFYEANNLRTPVKIRVVLGWDDPKAELDLHIITPDGQHAFFAHTALTNGGGLDPDGVDGPGPEMFTMTAPLHGTYLVYVNYWGNFGDGGYNFEEASNQNEVITSQITLVLNENTVDEKRETFIVPLRAIGDLLLVKTFNY, from the coding sequence ATGCGTTCATTTCTTTGGCTGCTGATCGGCTTGGCTTGCGCCCCTGCGCTGCTGGCGGCGCCGAGCGCTGAACTGTCGGAGCCGTCCGGCGGCTGGCGTTATCACGGCCTGCTTGATCGCAGTGAAAACCCGCAAGTCGCTTACCCTACGCCGCCGATCGATCGCGGTATCCAGCGCAATCGCACGATGATCCAGGGCCAGCTCAAGGCCATCGGCAATGAGCGCGGGCCGCACACGCTGGCGGTCAACGGCAATCCATTGAATCTGTACACCGACGACGATGGGCATTTCGCCCGGCCGTATGCGTTCGGCGCCGGCTCCAACAGTGTCGAAGTACGCAGCGCCGAGGGCCAGTCGCTCAAGCGTGTGCAGTTCTATGAAGCGAATAACCTGCGCACCCCGGTGAAGATCCGCGTGGTGCTTGGCTGGGACGATCCCAAGGCCGAACTCGACCTGCACATCATTACTCCCGACGGCCAGCATGCGTTCTTCGCCCACACAGCGCTGACCAACGGCGGCGGTCTGGACCCGGATGGCGTCGATGGCCCCGGCCCGGAAATGTTCACCATGACCGCGCCGCTGCATGGCACCTATCTGGTTTACGTCAACTATTGGGGCAACTTCGGCGACGGCGGCTATAACTTCGAGGAGGCCAGCAATCAGAACGAGGTCATCACCTCGCAAATAACGCTGGTGCTCAACGAAAACACGGTCGACGAAAAACGCGAAACATTCATCGTGCCCCTGCGGGCGATCGGTGATCTGCTGCTGGTCAAGACTTTCAACTATTAA
- the ispA gene encoding (2E,6E)-farnesyl diphosphate synthase, protein MIAAYSATSQARVNAALEILFKAPLPELSRLYEAMHYSVMIGGKRVRPLLAYAACEALGGKAEQANGAACAVELIHAYSLVHDDLPAMDDDDLRRGQPTTHKKFDEACAILAGDGLQSLAFSALLDPRLSSLDADIRLQQVTALAHAAGPAGMVGGQAIDLGSVGLKLDQKALEQMHRHKTGALIEVSVKLGALASGRAEKDELKALQTYAQAIGLAFQVQDDILDVESDTETLGKRQGADIARDKPTYPALLGLDAAKAYALELRDQALHALRPFDAAAEPLRDLARYIVDRRN, encoded by the coding sequence ATGATTGCTGCGTATTCGGCGACCAGCCAGGCGCGGGTCAATGCGGCACTGGAAATCCTCTTCAAGGCGCCGCTGCCAGAGCTGTCGCGCCTGTATGAGGCAATGCACTACAGCGTGATGATCGGTGGCAAACGCGTGCGTCCGCTGCTGGCCTACGCGGCGTGCGAAGCGCTCGGCGGCAAGGCCGAGCAAGCCAACGGCGCGGCCTGCGCGGTGGAGTTGATCCACGCCTACTCACTGGTGCACGACGATTTGCCGGCGATGGACGATGACGATCTGCGTCGCGGCCAGCCAACCACCCACAAGAAATTCGACGAAGCCTGCGCAATCCTGGCCGGTGACGGCTTGCAGAGCCTGGCCTTCAGCGCCCTGCTTGACCCGCGCCTGAGCAGCCTCGACGCCGACATCCGTCTGCAACAGGTCACGGCGCTGGCGCACGCGGCGGGCCCGGCGGGTATGGTCGGTGGTCAGGCCATCGACCTCGGTTCGGTCGGCCTGAAGCTGGATCAGAAAGCGCTGGAGCAGATGCACCGGCACAAGACCGGCGCGCTGATCGAAGTCAGCGTCAAGCTTGGCGCCCTGGCCAGCGGCCGTGCCGAGAAGGACGAACTCAAGGCCCTGCAGACTTATGCACAGGCCATTGGCCTGGCATTCCAGGTCCAGGACGACATTCTCGACGTCGAAAGCGATACCGAAACCCTCGGTAAACGCCAGGGTGCCGACATCGCCCGCGACAAACCGACCTACCCGGCCCTGCTGGGTCTGGACGCGGCCAAGGCCTACGCCCTGGAACTGCGCGATCAGGCGCTGCACGCGCTGCGACCGTTTGACGCGGCAGCAGAGCCTTTGCGCGACCTGGCCCGGTATATCGTCGACCGGCGTAACTGA